One window of Papaver somniferum cultivar HN1 chromosome 9, ASM357369v1, whole genome shotgun sequence genomic DNA carries:
- the LOC113312423 gene encoding protein MAIN-LIKE 1-like: MDVCMLLSAKEWDEKHVSTSINPHDKQHDIVFRSNLEDLEDLYNRVVVHESASEVIQNSGLARFFEIRIKRVDQQLSYGIIERWWYSTNSFHFPNFEIGFTPLDFVHLSRIPIGNSRRRLEYIATNRWKSRENQELENTYFAPVHGYANYNKKSGDFPISCLAKYIKENPTNDENWEIMTRYFLLWVISKNLMARSTTRASKGWIASLRDLNAIRDYDWGSACFSHLYSSTSAVIRGGKNMCGMAILLEY, from the coding sequence ATGGATGTGTGTATGTTGTTGAGTGCAAAAGAGTGGGATGAGAAACATGTTTCTACaagtataaacccacatgataaaCAACATGATATTGTTTTTAGAAGTAATTTGGAGGACCTTGAGGATTTATATAATCGTGTAGTGGTTCATGAAAGCGCTAGTGAAGTTATTCAAAATTCCGGACTTGCTAGATTTTTTGAAATTAGAATTAAGAGAGTTGATCAACAACTATCTTATGGTATCATAGAGAGGTGGTGGTATAGCACCAATTCGTTTCATTTCCCAAACTTTGAAATTGGTTTCAcccctttagattttgttcactTATCCAGAATTCCTATTGGAAATAGTCGTAGAAGATTGGAATACATCGCTACAAATAGATGGAAAAGTAGAGAAAATCAAGAACTAGAGAATACCTACTTTGCACCTGTGCATGGGTATGCAAACTACAACAAGAAGTCGGGTGATTTTCCTATTAGTTGCCTCGCAAAATATATTAAGGAAAATCCAACTAATGATGAAAATTGGGAGATTATGACTCGATACTTCTTACtatgggtgatttcaaaaaatttaatGGCACGTAGCACTACAAGAGCAAGCAAAGGTTGGatcgcttccttgcgtgatttgaaTGCAATTCGTGattatgattggggttcggcTTGTTTTAGTCACTTGTATAGTAGCACGAGTGCGGTTATTAGAGGTGGAAAAAACATGTGTGGAATGGCGATACTTCTAGAATATTAG
- the LOC113312425 gene encoding uncharacterized protein LOC113312425 produces MAKYLTPEDVAITKSWISITLDGVAGVDQKSNQFWERVFDTYVSSFGNKNDITVHKLQNRFGTLKKDVKKWVGILRNLHINNASGCGIDDLERKARLEYSKVSKGKPFQNEEVYRLFKAHVLGFNPEEIDPTQNVEDESYAPSVNASTSSAPARSDPIWHEEDNPRRPTGKRDQQREASELSAINDGTERILKHFSEENAKKMARLDGQEEYLLTIAETKKKSVDLALEKHELEVLDVVVETLPEWKQQFMLDKQNKILEKHGYPPRTLGYPNTSNVRHFNI; encoded by the exons ATGGCAAAATATCTTACACCCgaagatgttgcaatcaccaAATCTTGGATAAGCATTACACTTGATGGTGTTGCCGGAGTTGATCAAAAATCAAACCAGTTTTGGGAGCGGGTATTCGATACCTACGTAAGCAGCTTTGGGAATAAAAATGACATAACTGTTCATAAGTTGCAAAATAGATTTGGTACCTTGAAAAAAGATGTCAAAAAATGGGTTGGTATCTTAAGAAATTTGCATATAAACAATGCAAGTGGATGCGGAATTGATGATCTT gAGAGAAAAGCTAGATTGGAATATAGTAAGGTTAGCAAGGGAAAACCTTTTCAAAATGAAGAGGTGTACCGACTTTTCAAAGCCCATGTTCTCGGATTCAATCCCGAAGAAATTGATCCTACTCAAAATGTGGAAGATGAATCGTATGCTCCTAGTGTTAATGCTTCAACAAGTAGTGCTCCCGCAAGAAGCGACCCAATATGGCATGAAGAGGATAACCCTCGTCGACCAACGGGGAAAAGGGATCAACAAAGGGAAGCTTCGGAGCTATCGGCCATCAACGACGGAACTGAGCGTATTTTGAAACATTTTAGTGAAGAGAATGCAAAGAAGATGGCAAGATTGGATGGACAAGAAGAATATTTATTAACTATTGCAGAGACAAAAAAGAAATCTGTGGATTTGGCTTTGGAGAAACATGAACTCGAAGTGTTGGATGTGGTGGTTGAGACCTTGCCGGAATGGAAGCAGCAATTTATGTTGGAtaaacaaaataagattttggAAAAACATGGTTATCCTCCTAGAACACTTGGTTATCCTAACACTAGCAATGTTCGTCatttcaatatatga